TTCTTCATCGCCCGCACGGTGGCGGCGATGTTCACGGGGTCCTGAGGCTCATAGAGGACCACGCGGACCTGGGCGAGACGCGAATGGGTCACGTGACGACGGTGAAATGGAGGAGACGCGCCGGATCGTGCCGATCACCGCGCAGGTACACGAACTCGCCGTCGGGGCCGCTGAGGATGAGTTGCCCGCGCCGCCGTTCGCGGCCGGGCGCGGTCTCGTTGACGAGCACGTCGAGGGAGAACTCGCCGCCCACCTCGAGCGGTTGGCGCAACGCGATCTCGGCGCGCAACTCGTAGCCTTCGCGCACGCGGCGCCACGCCACGCGCGACAGCCGGAGGTTGCCCCACCCGGCGAGCGGGCGCGCGCGAACCACGCCCGCCTTGCCGGCGTCGTCCGGCACGAGCACCCAGGCCCCACCGTCGTCGAGCGTGCGCACGTATAGTTGCACGCCGTCGCCATTGATGTCCGCCGGTTCGTTGTCGTACGGGTTCACGGCTCCCGCCGGCATGAACCGCGGAGCGGGCGTGGCGACCTGGACGTCCACCACGAGCAGCCTGGGCGCGACGGCGATCGCGACGCGCGCCGAGGGGCGGCCGGCCTCCTCCCACGTCTCCTCGGAGCGGCGGTACGTGGGTTCACCCAGGTGATAGGCCGCGAAGCGCGACCGTTCCTCGGGCGGGGCGTCCGTCCACCACGGCGCCGCGAAGCGCGAGGGCGCCAGCACGAGGCCGTGGAATCCGCGCATCGTCGGCTCGACGGTGGCCACGGACGCGACGCCATCCGCGTCCGTCGGCGGCGCGTGGGGATCGGGCAGCTCGTGTTCTGGCTCGGCGTGAGGCGCCAGCTCGTCGTCCGCGCGCACGCCGCCCAGTTCGATGGTGCGCCAGCCGCCGTTGGAATCCACGTCCACGTGCCACCCATCGCCCGCGCGCGCGTGGAGGTGGCGCACGCCGCCCCGGTGGTGGACGATGGGCCCGTCCCCTGTCCATTCCACGGACTCGACGTCGCGCGACCATGCCCACACGGCGCGGATGACGCCGACCGGAGTGCCGCGGCTCTCCATGAGATGGAACCGCCGGCTGGTGCCCGGCGGCTGGCCGGGTCCGGAGAGGGCGTACCAGATGGCCGGCGACTGGCAGCGGAAGAAGGCGCGCACGTGGTCGGTGCCGTGTTGGGCGGCAAGCTGAACGCTGGCCCCGGCGGCCACGCGGAACGCGCGGTCGGTGGTCACGAAGCCGCCGCCGTCCTCGGGGCCACCGGCGCCGGTGTACTGGGCGCGCACCGGCTTGATCTGTCCGCTCAGCGTGCCGTCGCAATGCACGGGCAGCAGGAAGGCCGCGTCGTGGCCGGCGCGCCACCGGATCTCGTCCACGAAGTATCCGGGCATCACAACGAGCGTGCGCTGCACCGCGACGCCGGGCCAGATCGTGGCGCTGGCGCGCACCCATCCAGCGTCGCCCTGCTCGTCGAAGGCTTCGAGCACCCCGTCCACCCGCCACTGCGAATGCCCGTCCACCATCGGGGCGTTGTGGGCGAGCGTGCTGCGGTACCAATGCAGGGACGGATCCACGTACGAGGCGGTGCCGAGGTCGTCCAGCCAGCGGATGGCGCCGGTGGAGAAGAGCACGTTGAGCCGGTCGGGGTGGCCGTGTCCGCCCCCCGACTGCCCATAGTCGAGCGCGACATACGCGTCGCTGCCCGGGCGACGGAGCACCGCGATGCCCTGGCCCTCGAGCAACACGGACGGCAGCGCGCTCACACTCGCCGCCGCGACCTGCTCGCGCGCGAACAGCAGGGACTTCCACCCCAGATCGGCCCGTGTGAGCCGCACGCCGCGCACGTTGCGTTCCGCCTCGGCGCTCGCGCTCGCGCGGCCCGTGTCGCCGGCCGGCGCGGCGCCGTCGTAGAGGCGGGCCAACATGGCGCCCAGCACCGGGTCGTCGCGGCGGGCGAGCCCCAGCTCGCACGACTCGGCAAACCGCCACTGGCGGAGCGACGTGGCGTACTGCGAATCCTTGCGCGACGGCAGGGTGAGATCGGGGAGCGCGGTGGCGAAGGTGGCGGCGAACCCGCGCTCGAATCGCGCCACGACGTGGGGCGGCAGCTCGAGGCCGGCGCGTTCGGCGAGGGTGAGGCCGTACCAGAGCCCTCGGTGGGCGAACTGGTGGTAGTTCTCCCCCTCGTACCAGGTACCGTCGTCGAGGATACCGTCTTCGAGGTGCGCGAGCAGGCCCGACGGGCCGGCCACGAGGGTCTCGAGCGCGTGCTCGTTGCCGAGCAGCACGTGGGCGGCGAGCAGGGCGGCGTTGTTCCAGATCTGGCGATTGGACGTGCCCTCGTTGTACGCGGCGATCAGCGCGGCGCTGGGCTCTACGACCCGATCGCGGAATTCGGCCCCCACCGACTGGTCGCCGGCGGTCTCGAGCAGATCGAGCGCCACGCACAGTTGCAGCAGCCAGATGGACTCGAGGTAGGTGCTGAAGAACGGGCGCGTGGGCCCGAGGACATTGTCGCGGTTGGGATACGTGAGGTAGGCGCCGGCATACTGCCGCAGGACGTCGCGCGCGAACACCGCGTGGCGGTCGTCGCCGCGCACGGCGTACAGTGCCGCGGCATGCACGGCCCGTTCGGCGAGCCAGAGCTGATATGGATACAGCCACCACCGGTCGTGCAGCGTCCCGCGGTGCACCTGGCCGCAGGTCGGGCAGCGATGCTCGTGCGGGGACCACGGATCGAAGGCGAGGGCCGATCCGTCGCGCTCGCAATATCCGCCGGCGCGCGAGAGGAGCGCCTTGTCGCGCGGCACGCGGATGCCGGCGGCGATCGCGCGTTCGAGATCCGCGGTGAGCGAATCGGCGAGCGGCGCGAGCGCGCCGGCGGCGATCCGGCGCCGGTCGGCGATCCCATCGGAACTGAGCAGGAGCGGCATTACGTGGAATCTCTGGGCACGAGCGCCCATTGCGCCAGCGTCACCAGCTCGCCTCGCAGGTCCATGGTCACCCCGCGGAGCCGGCGAGACACCCCCTGGACGCCCTGAGCGTGGTACAGCCAGACCACGGGCTCCTGACGGGCGAGCTCGCGCTGCACGTCGTACCACGCCGCGGCGCGCTGAGGGTCGGTGCGCGCCGCGGCGGCGCGCGCGAACGCGGAATCGAGCGCCGGCTCGTGGAAGTCGGCGTAGTCGAGCGCGCCACCCGCCTCGCGTGAGGCGAACATGGCGCGCAGATAGGAGAGCGACAGGTCGCCCGGCACCCCGGTGACGAGCGCGTCGAAGCGCTTGGGCCGGGCGCGCGCTTCGGTGAGAAACGACCCCAGCTCCACCTGGCGGATGCGCATCGTGATCCCGCGGGCCGCGAGGTCGGCCTGCACGAGCTGTTCCAACGCGTTGTCGGCCGTTCCCACGGTGAGCAGGTCGAAGGCGAAGGGGTGGCCGCCGCGGCGGCGCATGCCGTCGGGACCGCGGCGCCAGCCCGCGGCGTCGAGCAGCGAGTCGGCGCGCTGCGGGTCGTACACCGGCGGTGTGGTGTCGGCGTACGGGACTTCCGGCGCCACGGGGCCGCCGGCCGGCTGCCCGAAGCCGGCGAGCGCGGCGCGCACGATGCGCTGGCGATCGAGCGCCAGCGAGATCGCATGGCGCACACGCACGTCGTCGAACGGCGGCCGATGGGTGTTGAGCACGATTCCGGTTTCGAACAGCACCGGATAGGTCACGAGGCGCAACGTGGGATCGCGCCGCACCAGCGACGCCATGGCGGGCGAGATGCCGGCCACATCCAGCTCTCCGCTGGCCAGCCCGGCGAACTTGGTGATGGCCTCGTCGACGACCGCGATCACGAGCCCGCGGAGCCTGGGCGGGCCCCCCAGAGCTTCCGGGAACTGGTCGTTCCGCGTGAACACCCAACGCTGGCCCGGCACATGTTGCACGAACCGGAACGGGCCGTTGCCCACGGGCGCGTCGTTGAACGCGGCGGTGCGCATGGCGCGTCGCGGAACCGTCGCGAGCAGGTGTCGCGGCAGGATGGGCAGCTCGCAGAGCACGAGGGGGAAATCCACCTGCGGCGCGCGGAAGCGCAGTTCCGCCGTGGAGTCGTCGAGCGCGACCACCGTGTCGAGCCCCGCGAGGTCGGCCGCGCGCGGATAGCCGGTGGCGGGGTCGCGCGCCGCGAGCAGCGTGAACGCCACGTCGCGTGCCGTGGTGGGCCGGCCGTCGTGCCAGCGCAGGCCCATGACGAGGTGGAAGCGCAGGGCGCGACGGTCGGCGCTCCAGTCCCATGCCCGCG
This Gemmatimonadaceae bacterium DNA region includes the following protein-coding sequences:
- a CDS encoding heparinase II/III family protein, with the translated sequence MPLLLSSDGIADRRRIAAGALAPLADSLTADLERAIAAGIRVPRDKALLSRAGGYCERDGSALAFDPWSPHEHRCPTCGQVHRGTLHDRWWLYPYQLWLAERAVHAAALYAVRGDDRHAVFARDVLRQYAGAYLTYPNRDNVLGPTRPFFSTYLESIWLLQLCVALDLLETAGDQSVGAEFRDRVVEPSAALIAAYNEGTSNRQIWNNAALLAAHVLLGNEHALETLVAGPSGLLAHLEDGILDDGTWYEGENYHQFAHRGLWYGLTLAERAGLELPPHVVARFERGFAATFATALPDLTLPSRKDSQYATSLRQWRFAESCELGLARRDDPVLGAMLARLYDGAAPAGDTGRASASAEAERNVRGVRLTRADLGWKSLLFAREQVAAASVSALPSVLLEGQGIAVLRRPGSDAYVALDYGQSGGGHGHPDRLNVLFSTGAIRWLDDLGTASYVDPSLHWYRSTLAHNAPMVDGHSQWRVDGVLEAFDEQGDAGWVRASATIWPGVAVQRTLVVMPGYFVDEIRWRAGHDAAFLLPVHCDGTLSGQIKPVRAQYTGAGGPEDGGGFVTTDRAFRVAAGASVQLAAQHGTDHVRAFFRCQSPAIWYALSGPGQPPGTSRRFHLMESRGTPVGVIRAVWAWSRDVESVEWTGDGPIVHHRGGVRHLHARAGDGWHVDVDSNGGWRTIELGGVRADDELAPHAEPEHELPDPHAPPTDADGVASVATVEPTMRGFHGLVLAPSRFAAPWWTDAPPEERSRFAAYHLGEPTYRRSEETWEEAGRPSARVAIAVAPRLLVVDVQVATPAPRFMPAGAVNPYDNEPADINGDGVQLYVRTLDDGGAWVLVPDDAGKAGVVRARPLAGWGNLRLSRVAWRRVREGYELRAEIALRQPLEVGGEFSLDVLVNETAPGRERRRGQLILSGPDGEFVYLRGDRHDPARLLHFTVVT
- a CDS encoding peptide ABC transporter substrate-binding protein; the encoded protein is MRRASIVAAIAAAACGAPPRAPGVVVYASGTDLESANPLVTIHPLSRQVQRFALFTTLARYDSTLHPEPYAARAWDWSADRRALRFHLVMGLRWHDGRPTTARDVAFTLLAARDPATGYPRAADLAGLDTVVALDDSTAELRFRAPQVDFPLVLCELPILPRHLLATVPRRAMRTAAFNDAPVGNGPFRFVQHVPGQRWVFTRNDQFPEALGGPPRLRGLVIAVVDEAITKFAGLASGELDVAGISPAMASLVRRDPTLRLVTYPVLFETGIVLNTHRPPFDDVRVRHAISLALDRQRIVRAALAGFGQPAGGPVAPEVPYADTTPPVYDPQRADSLLDAAGWRRGPDGMRRRGGHPFAFDLLTVGTADNALEQLVQADLAARGITMRIRQVELGSFLTEARARPKRFDALVTGVPGDLSLSYLRAMFASREAGGALDYADFHEPALDSAFARAAAARTDPQRAAAWYDVQRELARQEPVVWLYHAQGVQGVSRRLRGVTMDLRGELVTLAQWALVPRDST